A single region of the Saprospiraceae bacterium genome encodes:
- a CDS encoding RagB/SusD family nutrient uptake outer membrane protein, whose translation MKYNRIMSLGLCAVMGMFLFSACTDLVVEEKDSIVIEGSGGPGGGGDPTQLLESAYKNLSAYTDQANIYSLFQHTSEEMIPPTRGVDWGDNGVWRTLHAHTWDATHSYVLGAWNQLNSRAFQCNQILASNPSAQQAAEAKFLRAFNMWHVMDLFGQVPFREVTEGVDVDPRVLTRAEAFDFILKDLTEALPNLPAKGPNALNINASKAAANALLARMYLNKAVYLAADPAGPYKFEAADMNKVIEHADAVKADGYTFEDEYFKIFSTGATNEIILVSVDGTPQNRWMMTLHYDQNPSGWNGFTTLADFYGKFESSDPRIGNYPTPNGSEFSGIGRGFLIGQQYDDSGTKMIDSRSQKDLVFTPDVPLAGAATEKGIRAIKYHPSNNGKYILLRYADVALMKAEAILRGGSSTETALGVVNELRAARGASALASLDLPGMLDERGRELYWEGIRRTDQIRFGTFTNTWVEKTVTDAFRVLFPIPQQAISSNPNLTQNPGY comes from the coding sequence ATGAAATATAATAGAATAATGAGCTTGGGTTTGTGTGCAGTGATGGGAATGTTCCTGTTCAGTGCTTGCACAGATCTAGTCGTTGAAGAAAAAGACTCTATTGTCATAGAGGGATCAGGCGGACCAGGTGGTGGTGGAGACCCTACCCAATTATTGGAATCTGCTTATAAAAACCTTAGTGCCTATACGGATCAGGCCAATATTTATTCTTTGTTCCAGCATACTTCTGAGGAGATGATTCCACCTACAAGAGGGGTGGACTGGGGTGATAATGGGGTTTGGCGTACTTTGCATGCTCATACCTGGGATGCAACGCACTCCTATGTATTGGGTGCCTGGAACCAGTTGAATTCTAGGGCTTTTCAATGTAACCAGATTTTGGCCTCCAATCCTTCTGCTCAACAAGCAGCAGAGGCTAAGTTTCTCCGTGCTTTTAATATGTGGCACGTAATGGACTTATTTGGCCAGGTTCCTTTCCGCGAAGTGACAGAAGGGGTAGATGTAGATCCTCGTGTGTTGACACGCGCAGAAGCTTTTGATTTTATCCTTAAGGATTTGACAGAGGCACTTCCTAATTTGCCGGCTAAAGGCCCTAATGCCTTAAATATAAATGCATCAAAAGCAGCTGCTAATGCCTTATTGGCTAGAATGTATTTGAACAAAGCAGTGTATCTCGCTGCTGACCCTGCTGGTCCTTACAAATTCGAAGCAGCAGATATGAACAAAGTCATTGAGCACGCTGATGCCGTGAAAGCAGATGGTTACACCTTCGAAGACGAATACTTCAAAATCTTTAGTACTGGTGCGACTAATGAAATCATCCTCGTTAGTGTGGATGGTACGCCTCAAAACCGCTGGATGATGACCCTTCACTATGACCAGAATCCTTCTGGTTGGAATGGTTTCACCACTTTGGCTGATTTTTATGGCAAGTTCGAGTCTTCTGACCCACGTATCGGAAATTACCCTACCCCAAATGGTTCTGAATTTTCTGGTATTGGTCGTGGTTTCTTGATTGGTCAGCAGTACGACGACAGTGGTACTAAAATGATTGATTCTCGTTCACAAAAAGACCTGGTATTTACACCTGATGTTCCTTTGGCTGGTGCAGCTACTGAAAAAGGTATCCGCGCCATCAAATACCACCCTTCTAATAATGGCAAATACATCTTGTTGCGCTATGCAGACGTGGCCTTGATGAAAGCAGAGGCGATCCTTAGAGGTGGCTCTAGTACTGAAACGGCTCTGGGTGTGGTGAATGAGTTGAGAGCAGCTCGCGGCGCATCTGCCCTGGCTTCTTTAGACTTGCCGGGTATGCTGGACGAAAGAGGTAGAGAATTGTACTGGGAAGGTATTCGCAGAACAGACCAAATTCGTTTTGGTACCTTTACGAATACATGGGTAGAGAAAACCGTTACGGATGCATTTAGGGTCTTGTTCCCTATTCCTCAACAAGCTATTAGCTCGAATCCTAATTTGACACAAAATCCTGGCTATTAA
- a CDS encoding TonB-dependent receptor: MKLNVNYFSKWLLALVLVAFCNFAIAQTITGTVTDAESGEPLIGANILVKGTSSGTITDFDGKYSIEVPANATTLEISYTGYSTQSVEIAGRTQIDLALSAGELLEEVVVIGYGSVKKSDLTGAVTSVTEKDFNSGVITSPEQLIQGRAAGVQITEASGEPGAGVSIRIRGTSSVRGGNNPLFVVDGVPLSGDGTTAGGSASGMGSTAARNPLNFLNPNDIASIDILKDASATAIYGSRGANGVVIITTKSGQEGKGVLDYAYSLGVANIAKKYDLLTADELLDAYADFNGQQAADNLDGGADTDWQDEVFRTALIQNHNLSFGGGSGQGNYRFSLSYFDQEGIVEESALERVTARFNGTRKFINDKLKISSQFTVSNTHDDNVPITTNSGFEGDLMGNTLKANPSYPVRNPDGTFLQRGNTEPNPVAILNLTESFTNTLRALGNIVAEYKFTEELSFNTLVGIDRSSSSRVDALSRDLVATGVQGVGRLFTNDIQSNNVLWENYFTYNKRFNSVDLTALAGYSYQSFEFSSKAFHMTNFRTSDLDLMINNLAASDQTTGSSSSVGINSSRTFDELQSFFGRFNISFADKYRITATLRADGSTRFGDGNQYGYFSSFAFKWRLIDEAFVPDAFSDLGLRLGYGLTGNQELPHNLFQERQRYNNWGIENNGLGTNGGGLGTVAFANPNLKWESTVQYNIGVDYGFANNRISGSIDAYYKTTNDLLIQITAAQPAVQPFVWKNLDADIINKGIELALNVVAVDKPDVEWNISTNVAFNDNVVKNCNCNIDTGDIDGQGLTGAFAQRIADGQSLYAYFLRQFGGFDSEGISIYPNGDFQEFNGTSPLPTVTAGLTNTLRYKDFDLNLFFTGQFGFWVYSNTANAFFTAGSLANGRNVTRDVVGNGEGSLNAPDVSTRFLEKGDFVRLQNLSIGYNVKTPNSNISGLRFFVTGQNLLLITNYSGQDPEVNTNKQIGGVPSAGIDYTSYPRARTFTFGANISF; this comes from the coding sequence ATGAAACTTAATGTCAACTATTTTTCGAAATGGTTGTTGGCACTTGTTCTGGTAGCATTCTGCAACTTTGCGATTGCCCAGACCATTACGGGAACGGTCACAGATGCTGAATCTGGTGAACCGCTCATTGGGGCCAATATTTTAGTCAAGGGTACCTCCTCAGGTACGATTACCGATTTCGATGGCAAATATTCAATTGAGGTTCCTGCTAATGCAACTACCCTCGAAATTTCCTACACAGGCTATTCTACCCAATCTGTTGAAATTGCTGGCCGTACACAGATCGACCTTGCGCTTTCAGCTGGTGAACTACTGGAAGAAGTAGTCGTTATTGGTTATGGTTCGGTCAAAAAATCAGACCTTACGGGTGCGGTGACCTCTGTCACGGAAAAGGATTTCAATAGCGGTGTGATCACATCGCCTGAGCAATTGATTCAGGGCCGGGCTGCTGGTGTGCAAATTACCGAGGCAAGTGGTGAACCAGGTGCGGGCGTTAGCATTCGTATCCGCGGTACTTCCTCTGTTCGTGGTGGTAATAACCCACTTTTTGTAGTTGATGGTGTGCCCTTGAGCGGTGATGGAACGACGGCTGGTGGTTCTGCCTCTGGTATGGGGTCTACTGCTGCCAGAAACCCACTGAACTTCTTGAACCCCAACGACATTGCTAGCATCGATATTTTGAAAGATGCATCAGCTACGGCCATTTATGGTTCTAGGGGTGCCAATGGAGTGGTGATCATCACTACCAAAAGTGGCCAGGAGGGTAAAGGTGTATTGGATTACGCCTATTCTTTGGGTGTGGCCAATATTGCCAAAAAATATGATTTGTTGACTGCCGATGAGCTTTTAGATGCTTATGCTGACTTCAATGGCCAGCAGGCTGCTGACAACCTCGATGGTGGTGCTGACACGGATTGGCAAGATGAGGTATTCCGTACAGCCTTGATTCAAAACCACAACTTGTCTTTTGGTGGGGGCAGTGGTCAGGGTAACTACCGATTTTCTTTGTCTTACTTCGACCAAGAAGGGATTGTAGAAGAAAGCGCACTAGAGCGGGTTACAGCTCGGTTTAATGGTACGCGAAAATTCATCAATGACAAGTTGAAGATTTCTTCTCAGTTTACCGTTTCTAATACCCATGATGATAACGTGCCGATTACAACTAATAGTGGTTTTGAAGGAGACTTGATGGGGAACACGCTAAAAGCGAACCCCTCTTATCCAGTCAGAAACCCCGATGGCACATTTTTGCAAAGAGGTAACACCGAACCCAATCCTGTCGCTATCCTGAACCTAACAGAAAGCTTTACCAATACTTTGCGTGCATTAGGTAACATTGTTGCTGAATACAAATTCACAGAAGAATTGAGCTTCAATACATTAGTTGGTATTGACCGTTCTTCTTCTTCAAGGGTAGATGCGCTTTCCAGGGATCTTGTTGCAACAGGCGTTCAGGGTGTTGGCCGTTTATTTACGAATGACATCCAATCTAATAATGTTTTATGGGAAAATTATTTCACCTATAACAAGCGATTTAATAGTGTTGATTTGACTGCCTTAGCTGGATATTCATACCAGAGTTTTGAATTTTCTTCCAAGGCGTTCCATATGACCAACTTCCGTACCAGCGATTTGGATCTTATGATCAATAACCTTGCTGCTTCAGATCAAACAACCGGAAGTTCTTCTAGCGTTGGGATTAATTCTTCTAGAACCTTTGATGAACTGCAATCTTTCTTTGGTCGATTTAACATAAGTTTTGCTGACAAATACAGAATTACAGCTACGTTGAGAGCTGACGGCTCTACTCGTTTTGGTGACGGTAATCAGTATGGTTACTTCTCCTCATTTGCTTTCAAATGGCGATTGATCGACGAAGCGTTTGTACCTGATGCTTTCTCTGATTTAGGGCTTCGATTAGGCTATGGTTTGACTGGTAACCAGGAGTTGCCTCACAACTTATTCCAAGAACGTCAGCGTTATAATAACTGGGGTATTGAGAACAACGGACTAGGAACCAATGGTGGTGGTCTAGGAACCGTAGCTTTTGCTAACCCTAATTTGAAATGGGAATCCACTGTTCAATACAATATTGGTGTTGACTATGGTTTTGCTAACAATCGCATATCTGGTTCTATTGATGCGTACTACAAGACAACCAATGACCTTTTGATCCAGATTACTGCTGCCCAGCCTGCCGTACAGCCTTTCGTTTGGAAAAACCTCGATGCGGATATCATCAACAAGGGAATTGAACTTGCCTTGAATGTAGTAGCCGTAGATAAACCTGATGTGGAGTGGAATATCAGCACAAATGTGGCCTTTAATGATAACGTGGTAAAAAACTGTAACTGTAACATCGATACTGGTGACATTGATGGCCAAGGTTTGACAGGTGCTTTTGCTCAGCGTATTGCGGATGGACAATCGCTATATGCTTACTTCCTACGTCAATTCGGCGGATTCGATTCCGAAGGTATTTCTATCTATCCTAATGGTGACTTTCAGGAGTTCAACGGCACCAGTCCACTTCCTACCGTAACTGCGGGTTTGACGAATACTTTGCGCTACAAAGATTTTGACTTGAATCTATTCTTTACTGGTCAATTTGGCTTCTGGGTTTATAGCAATACGGCTAATGCCTTCTTTACAGCTGGTTCTTTGGCCAATGGACGTAATGTAACCAGAGATGTAGTTGGAAATGGTGAGGGTAGTTTGAACGCACCTGATGTATCTACACGTTTCCTTGAAAAAGGAGATTTTGTGAGATTACAAAACCTTTCTATTGGTTACAATGTTAAAACGCCAAATAGTAATATTAGTGGTTTGCGATTTTTCGTAACCGGCCAAAACTTGTTATTGATTACGAATTATAGCGGTCAGGATCCAGAGGTTAATACCAACAAACAAATTGGTGGTGTTCCTTCTGCGGGTATCGATTATACTTCTTACCCAAGAGCAAGAACTTTTACTTTTGGTGCTAACATCTCTTTCTAA
- a CDS encoding aspartyl protease family protein, whose translation MKLFLCSFIFLLSLNATCLGQSTDLHMSKGQSKVDIPFDFQNNFIIIKVLFNNFFPLKFILDTGAEHTILTQREITDLLHVNYQREFKVIGSDMQTELIAYLASGIRFQLGDLTARNRSILVLDEDYFRFDEFAGIDVHGILGADFLRRFIVKINYRKQIITFYNPQNYTPPPASKYEEIPIEIVRNKPYIWTKTQFNKDTSLNLKLLYDTGASLATLLYTDTHSDLKLPESVIRSNIAIGLGGYLEGFIGRLPNIEIGPFELQDVVANYQELPPNIDSSYINDRNGIVGNILMQRFIVIIDYFKSKIYLTPNRTFKQKFDYDRSGMTIVAAGKALGQYRVLNVIKDSPADEAGVLPNDILRSINGVPTALISLGEIINKLQKKVGKRTRLTIKRGEEKIKVTFRLRKLI comes from the coding sequence ATGAAACTATTCCTATGCTCATTTATTTTTTTATTGAGCCTCAACGCCACCTGCCTCGGTCAGAGTACTGACCTACATATGAGTAAAGGGCAATCCAAAGTGGATATTCCTTTCGATTTTCAAAATAATTTCATTATTATTAAAGTCCTTTTTAATAATTTTTTTCCGCTCAAATTTATTTTAGATACGGGTGCAGAACACACCATTTTAACCCAGAGAGAAATCACCGATTTGTTACACGTCAATTATCAAAGAGAATTTAAGGTCATAGGTTCGGATATGCAGACAGAGCTTATTGCCTATCTCGCCTCTGGTATTCGCTTTCAACTAGGAGACCTTACGGCTCGAAATCGCTCTATTTTAGTATTGGATGAAGACTATTTTCGTTTCGATGAGTTTGCTGGTATTGATGTGCATGGTATCTTGGGAGCCGACTTCCTTCGACGTTTTATCGTTAAGATCAATTATCGCAAACAAATCATCACTTTTTATAATCCACAAAATTACACACCTCCTCCTGCTTCTAAATATGAGGAGATTCCAATAGAAATTGTTCGAAACAAACCCTATATCTGGACAAAAACACAATTTAACAAAGATACTTCCCTTAATCTAAAATTATTGTATGATACGGGGGCTAGCCTGGCCACCCTTTTATATACCGATACCCATTCAGATTTGAAACTGCCTGAATCTGTTATCCGAAGCAATATTGCCATCGGACTTGGGGGTTATTTGGAAGGATTCATTGGCCGTTTGCCCAATATTGAAATAGGCCCCTTTGAATTGCAGGATGTCGTTGCCAATTACCAGGAATTGCCTCCCAATATAGATTCTTCTTATATTAATGACCGAAATGGAATTGTGGGAAACATCCTTATGCAGCGTTTTATTGTCATCATAGACTACTTCAAAAGCAAAATCTACCTGACACCCAATCGCACTTTTAAACAAAAATTTGATTACGACCGAAGTGGCATGACCATCGTTGCCGCTGGGAAAGCCCTCGGCCAATATCGGGTATTAAATGTGATCAAGGACAGCCCTGCTGATGAAGCCGGCGTATTGCCCAATGATATTCTACGTTCCATAAACGGGGTTCCAACAGCTTTGATATCGCTAGGAGAAATCATCAATAAGCTACAAAAAAAAGTAGGTAAACGAACGCGCCTGACCATAAAGCGGGGAGAAGAAAAAATCAAAGTAACGTTCCGTTTGCGAAAGCTAATCTAA
- a CDS encoding peptidase domain-containing ABC transporter — MFEKFPYYRQLDAMDCGPTCLRMIADHHGRKYSLQYLREHSYLDREGVSLRGIIEAAETIGMTTMAIKLPFEGESEEDPGLLDASFPLIAHWKQNHFVVVYKANKKHVWVADPAFGKTKYTAAAFRKAWESDKQKGIALLLEPTPNFYEEEGEKVKVDGFWYLLRYLRPYRRLVLQLVLALLLGSFFQLLFPFLTEAIVDIGIETQDIDFIYLVLMAQLMLFVGQITVNIIQSWILLHIGTRINISLISDFLIKLMRLPIGFFDQKMIGDLLQRIADQRRIEHFLTTSTLSILFSIFNLIIFGFVLWWYNTVIFLLFFGASVFYLAWIMGWLKKRAEIDHFRFREQSENQSAIIELIQGMQEIKLQRSERKHRWNWMSIQARLFRVNMRSLKITQWQDTGANFISQLKDIFITFYVATMVIEGQMTLGMMLAVQYIIGQLNGPLVQFVNFMRTAQDARISLERLGEIQNMDEEETTGRLDAEILPEKGDINIENVSFQYNKLSDFALKNVTLHIPQGKVTAIVGTSGSGKTTLVKLLLGFYKTTKGSIRIGGIHLDNISTNLWRESCGAVMQDGFIFSESIARNIAESDDIVDKAKLLKSVRTANIQEFIESLPLGYNTKVGLRGNGLSQGQRQRLLIARAVYKNPSYLFFDEATNALDAQNEKVIMENMEQFFSGRTVLVVAHRLSTVKNADQIVVLEKGELVEKGTHQELVNKRGHYYTLVKNQLELGS; from the coding sequence ATGTTTGAAAAATTCCCCTATTATCGTCAGTTAGATGCTATGGACTGTGGGCCTACCTGCCTACGAATGATTGCAGATCACCATGGGCGAAAGTATAGCTTGCAATATCTTCGGGAACATAGTTATCTCGATAGAGAGGGGGTTTCGCTTAGGGGGATCATAGAAGCGGCTGAGACCATCGGGATGACGACGATGGCCATTAAGCTGCCCTTTGAGGGAGAAAGCGAGGAAGACCCTGGACTCCTTGACGCCTCCTTCCCCCTCATCGCTCACTGGAAGCAAAACCATTTCGTCGTCGTTTATAAAGCCAATAAAAAACATGTTTGGGTGGCTGACCCTGCTTTTGGAAAGACCAAATATACAGCTGCCGCCTTTCGGAAAGCTTGGGAAAGCGATAAACAAAAAGGGATTGCACTTTTACTAGAACCCACTCCCAATTTTTATGAAGAGGAGGGAGAAAAGGTCAAAGTAGATGGCTTTTGGTACCTTTTGCGCTACCTCCGCCCCTACCGCCGACTCGTCCTGCAATTGGTGCTGGCACTCCTCTTGGGTAGCTTCTTTCAGTTGCTATTCCCTTTTCTGACGGAAGCCATCGTCGACATCGGTATTGAAACCCAAGACATTGATTTTATCTACCTCGTCTTGATGGCACAATTGATGCTGTTTGTCGGGCAAATAACCGTGAATATCATACAGAGTTGGATATTGCTGCATATTGGAACCCGGATAAATATTTCCCTCATTTCCGATTTCCTGATTAAACTCATGCGGCTACCAATCGGTTTTTTTGACCAAAAAATGATCGGAGACCTCCTCCAACGTATCGCTGACCAACGACGAATTGAACATTTCCTGACGACCAGTACCCTCAGTATCCTTTTTTCCATCTTCAATTTGATCATCTTCGGGTTTGTATTATGGTGGTACAATACCGTTATCTTTCTCCTCTTTTTTGGCGCTAGCGTCTTCTATTTGGCCTGGATCATGGGATGGTTGAAAAAACGAGCAGAAATAGATCATTTTCGCTTTAGAGAGCAATCGGAAAACCAAAGCGCTATCATTGAATTAATCCAAGGAATGCAAGAGATTAAATTGCAGCGCAGCGAGCGAAAACACCGCTGGAATTGGATGAGTATTCAGGCTCGACTTTTTCGGGTCAATATGCGCTCGCTCAAGATCACTCAATGGCAGGATACCGGCGCCAATTTTATTAGTCAGCTAAAAGATATCTTCATTACTTTTTATGTGGCTACCATGGTCATAGAAGGTCAAATGACCCTCGGTATGATGCTGGCCGTACAATATATCATAGGGCAACTAAACGGTCCTTTGGTTCAGTTTGTGAATTTCATGCGAACTGCCCAGGATGCCCGCATTAGCCTCGAACGCCTTGGGGAAATTCAGAACATGGACGAAGAAGAAACAACAGGGCGCCTCGATGCTGAAATACTCCCCGAAAAGGGCGATATCAATATCGAAAACGTCTCTTTCCAGTACAATAAACTATCTGATTTTGCGCTGAAAAATGTCACACTCCATATCCCGCAAGGGAAAGTGACGGCTATTGTAGGGACAAGCGGAAGTGGAAAAACTACCTTGGTAAAACTCCTCCTGGGTTTTTACAAAACGACCAAGGGCAGTATACGAATTGGTGGCATTCATCTCGATAATATCAGTACCAACCTGTGGAGAGAAAGCTGTGGAGCCGTTATGCAAGATGGCTTCATTTTCTCGGAAAGTATCGCTCGCAATATAGCCGAAAGTGACGATATAGTAGACAAAGCCAAATTGTTGAAATCTGTTCGGACAGCAAATATCCAGGAATTCATTGAATCATTACCCTTGGGTTATAATACCAAAGTGGGCCTTCGCGGCAATGGCCTGAGCCAAGGTCAACGACAGCGCTTGCTCATTGCCAGGGCAGTCTACAAAAACCCCAGCTATCTGTTTTTTGATGAAGCAACAAATGCCCTTGATGCGCAAAATGAAAAGGTCATCATGGAAAACATGGAGCAGTTTTTTAGCGGTCGAACCGTCCTCGTCGTTGCTCACCGACTTAGCACGGTGAAAAACGCAGATCAGATCGTGGTACTGGAAAAAGGAGAACTTGTCGAAAAAGGCACCCATCAAGAATTGGTCAATAAAAGAGGTCATTATTACACCCTTGTCAAAAACCAATTGGAGCTTGGCAGCTAA
- a CDS encoding HlyD family efflux transporter periplasmic adaptor subunit translates to MSTNLIQNPEAIRLNEEEEVQQLLGNPPGWMLRWGITLVLIAFIGLIVMSHFFRYPDRITANVVLTSERPPIKIFALERGRINQLLVHDNQLVEAGQLLAVIENPAELKDVELLDQELAIMEQSLLSKWTSVGGASAGKKKEQDIDGWSDLPETSPTLGLKLGPLQAYYAELLQFIDHQYYKLSNDANYQRIKALKSQISHLREMNLNITDQLFLLEKEVYIAEKNEQRLKALWENGAESQINYEKASAEALTKQGILKNKKSTQIDNKLAMDRLREEIISYEKEQSDEIADGNFKIQASMKRLRSAIDEWRLKYTLTTPIKGKVSFSKIWSEHQFVNPDELVMTIVPQEGQGQIIARGDLPVARSGKVETGMIVNIRLENYPYKEYGIVKGIVENIAPVPNQEGNTEAIYQLTVSGFNIPASGKILTTYQDTLDFQQELQGTALIITKNRNLWERLVVDRFRDVTKNQ, encoded by the coding sequence ATGAGCACTAACTTAATCCAAAATCCCGAAGCTATCCGACTCAATGAGGAGGAGGAAGTCCAACAATTGCTAGGCAACCCTCCGGGTTGGATGTTGCGCTGGGGAATTACCCTGGTCCTCATCGCATTTATTGGCTTAATCGTTATGTCCCATTTTTTTCGATACCCCGATCGGATAACGGCTAATGTGGTATTGACCTCCGAACGGCCCCCCATCAAAATTTTCGCCCTCGAGCGCGGACGAATCAACCAGTTGCTCGTACATGACAATCAACTCGTAGAGGCAGGTCAGCTCCTGGCCGTAATCGAAAATCCAGCGGAACTGAAAGACGTAGAACTACTGGACCAAGAACTAGCGATCATGGAACAAAGCCTGCTGTCTAAATGGACAAGCGTTGGAGGAGCCTCCGCCGGCAAAAAGAAAGAGCAAGACATCGATGGCTGGAGTGACCTACCAGAAACCTCCCCTACCCTGGGACTAAAACTAGGGCCTCTCCAGGCGTACTATGCAGAGCTACTCCAATTCATTGACCATCAATACTACAAACTCTCCAATGATGCGAATTATCAACGCATCAAGGCCCTAAAAAGCCAGATTTCTCACCTCAGAGAGATGAATCTGAATATAACAGACCAACTCTTTTTACTGGAAAAAGAAGTTTATATTGCTGAAAAAAACGAACAGCGACTAAAAGCTTTATGGGAAAATGGTGCCGAAAGTCAAATTAATTATGAAAAGGCTTCCGCTGAAGCCCTCACCAAACAAGGTATCCTCAAAAACAAAAAGTCAACCCAAATAGATAACAAACTCGCCATGGATCGCCTCCGAGAAGAGATTATCAGCTACGAAAAAGAGCAGTCAGATGAAATTGCTGATGGGAATTTCAAGATTCAGGCAAGCATGAAACGACTGAGAAGTGCCATTGATGAATGGCGCCTGAAATATACCCTGACGACCCCCATCAAGGGCAAAGTTTCTTTCTCCAAAATCTGGAGTGAGCACCAATTTGTTAACCCCGATGAACTGGTGATGACCATCGTCCCTCAGGAAGGCCAAGGCCAAATTATAGCCAGGGGCGACTTACCTGTCGCCCGCTCCGGCAAAGTGGAAACGGGCATGATCGTTAATATCCGGCTAGAAAATTATCCCTACAAAGAATATGGCATTGTCAAAGGTATTGTCGAAAATATAGCCCCTGTACCCAACCAAGAAGGCAATACCGAGGCCATTTACCAACTTACCGTGTCGGGCTTCAATATCCCCGCTTCCGGAAAAATATTAACAACCTATCAGGATACCCTGGATTTTCAGCAAGAACTGCAAGGTACGGCCCTTATCATCACTAAAAACCGCAACTTGTGGGAGCGCCTGGTGGTAGATCGCTTTAGGGATGTAACGAAGAATCAATAA
- a CDS encoding type III secretion system chaperone gives MRSSLLLYILLLTFSLNSLSAQRGMTNKKMEKILDSEAAAIEGELGAWQVFINDHILLVVTDEANNRMRIFTPIVEESELKPKQLRRMLLANFHAALDAKYSIFEGFVISIFTHPLKELSEDQFIDALNQVIKLAETFGTTYSSTDLIFGGKEEKIEQRRINQSPAKGKRT, from the coding sequence ATGCGTTCAAGCCTCCTTCTATACATTCTGCTCCTCACCTTCAGCCTAAATAGTCTATCCGCTCAAAGAGGGATGACCAATAAAAAAATGGAAAAAATCCTGGATAGTGAAGCCGCAGCTATTGAAGGAGAATTGGGGGCTTGGCAAGTTTTCATCAACGATCATATATTGTTAGTTGTAACCGATGAAGCCAATAATCGCATGCGCATTTTCACCCCCATTGTGGAAGAAAGTGAATTAAAACCAAAGCAACTCCGCAGAATGCTGCTCGCCAACTTCCATGCTGCCCTCGATGCCAAATACAGCATTTTTGAGGGTTTTGTCATCAGCATTTTTACGCATCCACTCAAAGAATTATCCGAAGACCAATTCATCGACGCCCTCAACCAGGTCATCAAACTCGCCGAAACCTTTGGTACGACTTACTCTAGCACAGACCTTATTTTTGGAGGGAAAGAGGAAAAAATCGAACAAAGAAGAATCAACCAAAGCCCAGCAAAAGGCAAACGCACTTAG
- a CDS encoding YceI family protein, translating into MKNMLMLSLCLLLAYTSQAQNHSLHLLKSEVQWTGKAAFNAYALSGTIQLKSGTFKMEGENISAATMVMDMPTLSSEMDQLTHHLKSADFFEVNKYPEATFVLSEIIVLKVGAQVATGLLTIKETVLPIGIPLDITREGEQWIIKGQTMIDRTAYGIKFNSPSYFEKLKDQAIADEFELRFELVLAEGIAN; encoded by the coding sequence ATGAAAAACATGCTAATGCTATCTTTATGCCTACTGTTGGCATATACCAGCCAAGCCCAGAATCATTCGTTGCACCTGCTAAAAAGCGAGGTGCAATGGACCGGGAAAGCTGCCTTTAATGCTTATGCCCTTAGTGGGACTATCCAGCTAAAATCCGGTACTTTCAAGATGGAAGGCGAAAATATTTCAGCAGCTACTATGGTGATGGATATGCCTACCCTTAGCTCGGAGATGGATCAATTGACCCATCACCTGAAGTCAGCAGACTTTTTTGAAGTGAATAAATACCCGGAAGCGACCTTTGTATTGTCAGAAATTATCGTCCTTAAAGTAGGTGCACAGGTGGCTACAGGGTTATTGACGATCAAGGAGACTGTTTTACCTATAGGTATTCCTCTGGACATTACGCGGGAAGGCGAGCAATGGATCATCAAGGGGCAAACCATGATCGATCGGACCGCCTATGGTATCAAGTTTAATTCGCCTTCTTATTTTGAAAAATTGAAAGATCAGGCCATCGCTGATGAATTTGAATTGCGCTTTGAATTGGTACTCGCGGAAGGGATAGCGAATTAG